CCTCGTCCGCCGAGCGCCGAGAAAGAACTCAGCCCTCAATTCGGCAACGAAAATGCAGTCCTGGCGACCTCCAGAAATCCTGTCGGCATACCCTGGATGATCAATGCACTGCTTCGCGAGCGAGCAGATTATCCCGGTGTTCCGGTGGAATATTGTGGATCCGACCAAGCTTGCGTCAATTACGCGCTGGCGAGTTCGAAAAGTGTCGTCGTGAGTTTCTCATCCGGTGCTGAGGTGATCTACGGGCCGGTCAAGCCATATATCATGGACTTTTCCAGGATGACCGCCGAGCCCATTACGCCTTCGGTGGTCGGTGTGAAGATCAGTGCCACCAGTGTCTTGGGCGAATATGGCCCCGGCGGATTGTTCTGGTCAGCACAGCCTGGCTGGCATGCTTCGAGATACCCGACCTACCCGCAGGTCATCACGGTGGAGTTCACGGATGCCAAATCGTTCAGCAGCGTAAGTTTCGAGTCTCAGAATGGCCTTGTCGAGCGGATGCCGAAGGAGGTCAGAATCAAGATCAGCGATGACGGGAGTGCCTGGACGTCGATTGCGTCTGTAGGCGATATTTGCGCGTTGGATGATCTGCGAGGCTGGCGTACCGTGAAAATTCCCGAGCGGGTTCGATCGCGGTTCTTGCAGATCGAGATTTTGTCGAATTGCGGCCATCCCGATATTCTGACGCTGAAAGGCTTGAAGGTGGAATGACCTGTCGTCTCATCTCGGAGGGCGTCGCTCGATGAGGATGGGCGTTCAACGCCTCACGATTGGCGTTGTCCCGTCATCGGTTGCAGAGGCGATCTAATGCACGGGATCAGTCCACCAGAAGCCGTTCTCGCAGTTTACTCGTTCGAACTCTTCTGTGACCGCGAGCAGGACACCCGGATGAAATGCGCTGCCGTCGGGGAGAACGAATAAGTCGCTTTCCATGTTGGCTCGGGCAAGCGCAACCAGATCGTCTCGGGGCGCAGTGTCGAGATCATCGCCACAGATCACGCCGCCGGGACGCAAAAGCCGCTTGGCCTCCTGCATGTCTCGCTTGGCGTCGGCATAGTAATGTGACCCGTCGATATAGATTAAGTCGAAAGACCGTTCCTTGAGGAGAGGGAGGAAGGTTTTCGATTCCGCTCGTACGAGCGAGACGGAAAGCCTCGCTTCGTTCTTGTAAATTTCTTTCAACGCCGTGTTGATCGCAACATGGTGGAGGCCGTCCATTCCAACTGTCGCGGCGGCTGTCTCGCCTTCTGCAATGTAGGGGCGCCATGCGTCGACCAGCATCAGAGAGGAACCTGTCGGCAGGGTTTGCAGCCAGACTTGAGTCGATCCTTTCCCCATCCACGTTCCGATCTCTAGGACGTCGCACGGCTTTGTAAGAAATTGCCCTGCCACTCTTCGGATGCTGTTGCGGCGTTCTTGCCAAAGCTGATTGGAATGCACGCCGGCCAGAGCCACGAATGGGCCGGATGGCATTGCGATATTGGCCACCTTGGCGAAGATCGAGGGGAGTACCGGTAGCTCGCCGAGCGCCGATACCGCCAGCCACTTCAACCCGCGTTCACGATACAAGAGACGGGCACGCTTTATTTTCGACGCGGTTGACATCCAGCATTCCAATGTGTCGGACTTTTGCAGCCCAATCTTCTGGGCGGGATTTTTCGCGATAGGCAATCATTACAGCGTGCAGAGCTTGTGACAATCCGTCGTCACGGGCACCGACATGCAGACTCGCTATATGTGGTGGTTACATAAGAGATCGAAACCGCCTCTCGGGTGTCATGCGAGCCATTCTAGCGAAGCCAATGCCAATGACCGGCGCGGACGTCGGCGAGCGCCGACTTGTCCCCTACACTAAAGCCGCTCTCCAGACATGCCCATCCTACCCCTGTTTTGCCCGACGCCTCGCATAAGAATTCGGAAAACGCGTAACTCCTTGTTTTTGCTCATGTCGGCTACTGTGCATGGGGTTGTTTTCGCAGATTGGAATCGAGACGGCCGCAAAACGCCCGCTGGGCCTTCGATGATCGCCAAGATGGTTCAGGACAATGGATGGTGGGCGCACAAGGGATCGAACCTTGGACCTCTCCCGTGTGAACCACAATCCGTAGACCCGAGCTAACCAAATCCGGCCATAGTTGAGGTGTAAAAACTCCTTAAATTAATGAGAGTTATGGCCTACTACGGCTATAAGAGCCCATACCTGACCTTACTACATTTTGTATGCCCCCGTTGTGCCCGCCGCGGATATTCCCTTGGGGCACACAAACGGGGGAGGTCTGAGACCCGGTTCTGTTCGAGGCTCACCGCCCTTCTTGCGGGGCACACTGGGGCACAGAGAGAGGGAAGGAATCATGACGGAGCCGGCCAACCAGCTGACACTCACCGATGCGGTGATCCGCAACGCAACGCTGCCGCCGGGTAAGGCGCAGCATTATCTCCACGACGACAAGCTGCCCGGCCTCGCCTTGCGCATGCGCGCCACCGGCGGCCGGACCTGGGTCTACCTCTTCACCAAGCCGGGGGTGAGGGGGACCCAGCGCAAGACCCTCGGCGCGTGGCCCAAATATAATGAGAAGGCCGCCCGCAAGGCCGCCACCATCGCCGCAGGCGAAGTCGTCAAGGGCTTGGACCCGAACGACGCGAAGCGCGAGGCGAGGCGGCAACAGGCAGCCGAGAAGCAGCGCACCACGCTCGCGACCCTCATTGTTGAAGATGGTCCTTACCAGACGTCTATGACCGAACGTCAAGTCGTCAACTGGAAGCCAGCAATGTCGGCGCTGCGGCGCGGGCTCAAGGATCACGCCGAGAGCGGCGTGGGGGACCTGACGCGACGGCAGATCATGGCTGCGGTCGATAAGATTGCCAAGACCGGCAAGCGTGGTGCAGCCAAGGACTTGCGCAAGCACGTGCATACTTTGCTCGAATGGTGCGTCGGTGAGGGCTATGTCGAGCACAACGTGCTCGCCGGCTATCGCGCGCCCAAGGAAAC
This genomic stretch from Bradyrhizobium daqingense harbors:
- a CDS encoding class I SAM-dependent methyltransferase, translated to MSTASKIKRARLLYRERGLKWLAVSALGELPVLPSIFAKVANIAMPSGPFVALAGVHSNQLWQERRNSIRRVAGQFLTKPCDVLEIGTWMGKGSTQVWLQTLPTGSSLMLVDAWRPYIAEGETAAATVGMDGLHHVAINTALKEIYKNEARLSVSLVRAESKTFLPLLKERSFDLIYIDGSHYYADAKRDMQEAKRLLRPGGVICGDDLDTAPRDDLVALARANMESDLFVLPDGSAFHPGVLLAVTEEFERVNCENGFWWTDPVH